The Caulifigura coniformis genome includes a region encoding these proteins:
- the rpsK gene encoding 30S ribosomal protein S11: MATQNKSDNKKKKIRKNVSRGIAHIKATFNNTVISITDTNGDVLCWGSAGTSGFKGSRKSTPYAAQRASEICADKARKFGIKELEVRVKGPGSGRESAISGLQISGVSIKSIEDVTPLPHNGCRPPKKRRV, from the coding sequence ATGGCGACGCAGAACAAGTCGGACAACAAGAAGAAGAAGATCCGCAAGAATGTGAGCCGGGGCATCGCTCACATCAAGGCGACTTTCAACAACACCGTGATCTCGATCACGGACACCAACGGCGACGTGCTGTGCTGGGGCTCAGCCGGCACTTCGGGCTTCAAGGGCTCCCGCAAGAGCACGCCCTACGCCGCCCAGCGGGCTTCGGAAATCTGTGCCGACAAGGCACGCAAGTTCGGGATCAAGGAACTCGAGGTCCGCGTGAAGGGGCCCGGTTCGGGCCGCGAAAGCGCCATCTCGGGTCTGCAGATCTCGGGCGTTTCGATCAAGAGCATCGAAGACGTCACTCCTCTTCCGCACAACGGCTGCCGTCCGCCGAAGAAGCGTCGCGTCTGA
- a CDS encoding GNAT family N-acetyltransferase: protein MNSHNVQQGLGDPHFLEVPYGSPAYQQCLELRRVILREPLGLVFTQVDFDQDRNDVHLACTLGEQLVGCLVLTPREAGEIKMRQVAVVPGLQGFGIGRGLVRFSEAVAIERGFTRMTLHARETAVGFYEKLDYQAVGDAFVEVTVPHRRMQKELK, encoded by the coding sequence ATGAACAGTCACAATGTGCAGCAGGGACTCGGCGACCCCCACTTTCTGGAGGTTCCCTACGGCTCGCCGGCTTACCAGCAGTGTCTCGAACTCCGACGAGTGATCCTGCGCGAGCCGCTGGGACTTGTGTTCACCCAGGTCGATTTCGATCAGGATCGGAACGACGTTCATCTGGCCTGCACCCTCGGGGAACAGCTCGTCGGGTGCCTCGTGCTGACGCCCAGGGAAGCCGGCGAGATCAAGATGCGGCAGGTGGCCGTTGTGCCCGGCCTGCAGGGATTTGGGATCGGCCGGGGGCTTGTCCGGTTTTCGGAAGCGGTCGCCATCGAGCGGGGTTTTACGCGGATGACGCTCCACGCTCGGGAGACCGCGGTCGGCTTTTACGAGAAGCTCGACTACCAGGCCGTCGGCGACGCGTTTGTCGAAGTCACGGTGCCGCACCGCCGGATGCAGAAGGAGCTGAAGTAG
- a CDS encoding serine hydrolase has product MLRCAIAVVLVLVSPAAFAQEQYDVLIRGGRIVDGSGAPWYYGDVAIRRGRIARLGHIPADAKAEKTIDAKGLVVAPGFIDMMGQSATPMLRSTDSALNLLAQGVTTINAGEGSSAAPLAGEEAVSQGWSTMAEHFQLLDIKGLPVNVVQTVGHTQVRRLVLGDVDRRPSTEELKKMQDLVDEAMQAGAIGVSTALIYPPATYASMEEIASLCEVAGKYGGRYYTHMRNEGDRLLDAIDEAIEIGRMAKTPVHIFHLKAAGEQNWGKMAEAIAKIKAARAIGQQVAADIYPYINNGLNITAFIHPRHSAEGRAKLLARIDDPEFRKEVRKEMETVGGWENWYRHTGMNWNKAIVGRTSDKEFRDSSGQSIQAIADSMKKDPWDVFFQLCKSDSFVLPQSMAEANVSRAMREEFVSFCTDVGPDDKRGLAGHPRSYGAFARLISRYVREWGVISLERAVAQASAVAANEVLAYDRGRISQGLAADVIIFDYDRFVDRATFAEPNQVAEGMKFVLVNGVTVFEDGKVTGKKPGRVLRGPGYDRTKAPSNYSTGKVEPVAQVYDRIFQKFMRDHNAPGGAMTIIDRGKVVANRGYGFSEVVAREQVQPDSLFRIASISKPITAVAILKLVEQGKLQLDQPVVPLLKQKAFLEGDSKADERVAKITIRHCLQHTGGWDRGKSFDAMFKQTDFAKLLGKECPAGPSEIIEVMLGKPLDLDPGTKYAYSNLGYCILGRILENVTGEAYEPYTQKHVLAPLGITRMRIGKSFLKDRVPGEVRYYDPGVSPSVYQANLGNDVPSAYGAWSLEALDSHGGWIASAHDLATFAAAFADPDHCPLLKAETIREMYRKPENVEFDGPDKTLYYGLGWQVRTTKGGTLVMQHGGSLPGTATSMVQRADGLSWAVVFNARLSPTATHLATALNELLHEAADAARKTSASSSAAQ; this is encoded by the coding sequence ATGCTGCGTTGTGCGATCGCTGTTGTTCTCGTCCTGGTTTCTCCGGCCGCGTTCGCTCAGGAGCAGTACGACGTGCTGATCCGCGGCGGACGAATTGTCGACGGCTCGGGCGCCCCATGGTACTACGGCGATGTCGCGATCCGCCGCGGGCGGATTGCCAGGCTCGGACACATTCCCGCCGACGCCAAGGCCGAGAAAACGATCGACGCCAAAGGGCTGGTCGTCGCCCCCGGCTTCATCGACATGATGGGCCAGTCCGCCACCCCGATGCTTCGCAGTACCGATTCCGCCCTCAACCTGCTGGCCCAGGGGGTCACGACGATCAATGCGGGCGAGGGATCCTCGGCCGCGCCGCTCGCCGGAGAAGAAGCCGTCTCGCAGGGCTGGTCGACGATGGCCGAGCACTTTCAACTCCTCGACATCAAGGGGCTCCCCGTCAACGTCGTCCAGACCGTTGGCCACACCCAGGTCCGCCGCCTCGTTTTGGGCGACGTCGATCGGCGCCCGTCCACCGAGGAACTGAAGAAGATGCAGGACCTCGTCGACGAGGCAATGCAGGCGGGAGCGATCGGCGTGTCCACGGCCCTCATCTATCCGCCCGCGACCTACGCCTCGATGGAGGAGATTGCCTCGCTGTGTGAAGTCGCCGGGAAGTATGGCGGGCGCTACTACACCCACATGCGCAACGAGGGGGACCGCCTGCTGGATGCGATCGACGAAGCCATCGAGATCGGCCGCATGGCGAAAACACCCGTGCACATCTTCCACCTGAAGGCGGCCGGCGAACAGAACTGGGGCAAGATGGCGGAAGCCATCGCGAAGATCAAAGCCGCACGGGCCATCGGCCAGCAGGTCGCGGCCGACATCTATCCCTACATCAACAACGGCCTCAATATCACGGCCTTCATCCATCCCCGCCATTCCGCGGAAGGACGCGCGAAGCTGCTGGCCCGCATCGATGATCCGGAGTTCCGGAAGGAAGTCCGGAAGGAAATGGAGACAGTGGGCGGCTGGGAAAACTGGTACCGCCACACCGGCATGAACTGGAACAAGGCCATCGTCGGCCGAACGTCCGACAAGGAGTTCCGCGATTCATCGGGCCAGAGCATCCAGGCCATCGCCGATTCGATGAAGAAAGATCCCTGGGACGTCTTCTTCCAGCTCTGCAAATCCGACAGCTTCGTCCTGCCGCAGTCGATGGCGGAAGCGAACGTGTCGCGCGCGATGCGCGAGGAATTCGTCTCCTTCTGCACCGACGTCGGCCCGGACGACAAGCGCGGCCTGGCCGGGCATCCGCGCTCGTACGGCGCCTTCGCCAGGCTGATCTCGCGGTACGTTCGCGAATGGGGCGTGATCAGTCTGGAGCGGGCTGTCGCCCAGGCGAGCGCCGTCGCCGCCAACGAAGTGCTGGCCTATGACCGCGGACGCATCTCCCAGGGGCTCGCAGCCGACGTCATCATCTTCGACTACGACCGCTTCGTGGATCGCGCGACGTTCGCCGAGCCGAACCAGGTCGCCGAAGGAATGAAGTTCGTCCTCGTGAACGGCGTGACGGTGTTCGAGGACGGAAAGGTCACCGGGAAGAAACCGGGACGCGTCCTGCGCGGACCGGGTTACGACCGCACGAAAGCTCCCTCGAACTATTCCACCGGCAAGGTCGAGCCCGTCGCTCAGGTCTACGACCGGATCTTTCAGAAGTTCATGCGCGACCACAATGCCCCCGGCGGCGCGATGACCATCATCGATCGCGGCAAGGTCGTCGCCAACCGCGGGTACGGCTTCTCCGAAGTGGTCGCCCGCGAGCAGGTGCAGCCCGACAGCCTGTTCCGGATCGCCAGTATCTCCAAGCCGATCACAGCGGTCGCCATCCTGAAGCTGGTTGAACAGGGGAAGCTTCAGCTCGATCAGCCGGTCGTGCCGCTGCTCAAGCAGAAGGCGTTCCTCGAAGGGGATTCCAAGGCTGACGAGCGCGTCGCGAAAATCACGATCCGACATTGCCTGCAGCACACCGGCGGGTGGGATCGGGGCAAGTCATTCGACGCCATGTTCAAGCAGACCGACTTCGCGAAGCTGCTTGGCAAGGAATGCCCGGCCGGGCCGTCCGAGATTATCGAGGTCATGCTCGGCAAACCGCTCGATCTTGATCCGGGCACGAAGTACGCCTACTCGAATCTCGGCTACTGCATCCTCGGACGGATTCTCGAGAACGTGACCGGCGAGGCCTACGAGCCCTACACGCAGAAGCATGTCCTCGCGCCGTTGGGAATCACGCGGATGCGCATCGGGAAGTCGTTCCTGAAAGACCGCGTTCCCGGCGAAGTCCGTTATTACGATCCGGGCGTCAGCCCGTCGGTCTATCAGGCGAACCTCGGAAACGATGTCCCCAGCGCTTATGGCGCATGGTCGCTGGAAGCTCTCGATTCGCACGGCGGATGGATCGCCTCCGCTCACGACCTCGCGACGTTCGCGGCCGCATTTGCCGATCCCGACCATTGCCCGCTGCTCAAGGCCGAAACGATCCGCGAGATGTACAGGAAGCCCGAGAACGTCGAGTTCGACGGCCCCGACAAAACGCTCTACTACGGCCTCGGCTGGCAGGTCCGCACAACGAAGGGTGGAACTCTCGTGATGCAGCACGGCGGCTCGCTTCCCGGCACCGCGACATCGATGGTCCAGCGGGCGGATGGCCTCTCCTGGGCGGTGGTCTTCAACGCCCGCCTGAGCCCGACCGCCACCCACCTGGCGACGGCGCTGAACGAACTGCTCCATGAAGCAGCCGACGCCGCACGGAAGACCAGCGCCTCCTCCTCCGCGGCCCAGTAA
- a CDS encoding GNAT family N-acetyltransferase: MTLSLETLITAAPPVEPRPGLVPAGTTPLHRLDGDLWVEVVDLAAAQGRHAEAWDDLAANACDPNVFYERWFLAPAIAAFGAGRQVAIACVYRGSTRKDVAPGMVGLFPIELIQPRWPGARSLKLFWNQYTFLQTPLVRLGHSVETWEAFLAWADERSGCDVIDLPLVRGEGAVGKALVEVAYRRKPATLISSIHTRALLRRCTSEEECLAAALTTKQRHQYERQARRLSEQGGIEYRRLEPQDDAAQWVEWFVELESRGWKGEARTALAAEAVDCEFVRSALLAAASAGRLQAIGIWQNDRPIALKLNFLANPGSFAFKIAYDEAFAKFSPGVLLELENIRAFHEGTDAAWMDSCAAPDHPMINRIWRDRVLLQHVLLSTGTRKGDLAIGLRPLGRVMRRLVGRGTQPPSGKPSAGKPDSKSN, translated from the coding sequence ATGACTCTTTCCTTGGAAACATTGATCACCGCGGCCCCGCCGGTGGAACCGCGCCCAGGGCTCGTGCCCGCGGGCACCACGCCGCTCCACCGCCTCGATGGCGACCTGTGGGTGGAAGTTGTGGATCTCGCGGCCGCACAGGGCAGACACGCCGAAGCCTGGGACGACCTCGCGGCCAACGCCTGCGATCCCAATGTGTTCTACGAACGCTGGTTCCTCGCTCCGGCCATCGCAGCGTTCGGCGCGGGACGCCAGGTGGCGATTGCCTGCGTCTATCGCGGCAGCACCCGAAAAGATGTCGCCCCCGGAATGGTGGGCCTCTTTCCCATCGAACTCATTCAGCCGCGCTGGCCGGGCGCCCGCTCGCTCAAGCTGTTCTGGAACCAGTACACGTTCCTGCAGACCCCGCTCGTCCGGCTGGGACACTCCGTCGAAACCTGGGAAGCGTTTCTCGCCTGGGCCGATGAACGCTCCGGCTGTGACGTCATTGACCTCCCGCTCGTTCGCGGCGAAGGCGCGGTCGGAAAGGCACTTGTCGAGGTCGCCTATCGCCGGAAGCCGGCCACTCTGATTTCCTCCATTCACACCCGCGCCCTCCTCCGTCGATGCACGTCGGAGGAAGAATGCCTGGCCGCGGCGCTCACCACCAAGCAACGCCACCAGTACGAGCGGCAGGCTCGGCGACTCTCTGAACAGGGCGGCATCGAATATCGCCGGCTCGAGCCGCAGGACGACGCGGCCCAGTGGGTGGAATGGTTCGTCGAACTCGAGTCACGCGGCTGGAAGGGCGAAGCTCGCACCGCGCTCGCGGCCGAGGCCGTCGATTGCGAATTCGTCCGCAGCGCGCTGCTCGCCGCCGCCTCCGCCGGACGCCTGCAGGCGATCGGCATCTGGCAGAACGATCGGCCAATCGCCCTCAAGCTCAACTTCCTCGCCAATCCCGGGTCCTTCGCGTTCAAAATCGCCTATGACGAGGCGTTCGCAAAGTTCTCTCCCGGAGTGCTCCTGGAACTCGAGAATATCCGCGCGTTCCATGAGGGAACCGATGCCGCCTGGATGGATTCCTGCGCCGCGCCCGACCACCCGATGATCAATCGCATCTGGCGCGATCGCGTCCTCTTGCAGCACGTCCTGCTTTCCACCGGAACCCGCAAGGGAGACCTTGCGATCGGCCTGCGTCCGCTCGGCCGGGTGATGCGACGGCTCGTCGGCCGTGGAACCCAGCCTCCGTCCGGAAAGCCGTCCGCAGGCAAGCCCGATTCAAAAAGCAATTGA
- a CDS encoding putative metallopeptidase — MARFVPPGPQTFDFTDAVRQLCVDVTEKLPEFSHIDMSRVAVCFAQTRTRQLHGLQAKLTPLRFENGARTTIRNGRQWTVQRLLIGKVEMSYILTFYLPRFLDQSFKEKFITVLHELYHISPKFDGDIRRMEGRYHVHSHSQKEYDREMEMFAKRYLSLGPETELFEFLRHDFKTLQQRHGGIIGLQTPIPKLVPVPDSRTA; from the coding sequence ATGGCGCGGTTCGTTCCGCCCGGTCCACAGACTTTCGATTTCACCGATGCCGTCCGCCAGCTGTGCGTCGACGTCACGGAAAAGCTTCCGGAATTCAGCCACATCGATATGTCGAGGGTGGCCGTCTGCTTTGCGCAGACACGCACCCGCCAGCTCCACGGGCTGCAGGCGAAGCTCACGCCGCTGCGGTTCGAGAACGGGGCCCGGACGACCATCCGCAATGGCCGGCAGTGGACAGTGCAGCGTCTGCTGATCGGGAAGGTGGAGATGTCCTACATCCTCACCTTCTACCTGCCGCGGTTTCTCGATCAGTCGTTCAAGGAAAAGTTCATCACCGTCCTGCACGAGCTGTATCACATCAGCCCGAAGTTCGACGGCGACATCCGGCGGATGGAAGGGCGGTACCACGTCCACTCGCACAGCCAGAAAGAGTACGACCGCGAAATGGAGATGTTCGCGAAGCGGTACCTTTCCCTCGGCCCGGAAACGGAACTGTTCGAGTTCCTGCGGCACGATTTCAAGACGCTGCAGCAGCGGCACGGCGGGATCATTGGGCTGCAGACGCCGATTCCGAAGCTTGTCCCCGTGCCGGATTCGCGCACGGCGTGA
- a CDS encoding DNA-directed RNA polymerase subunit alpha, with amino-acid sequence MRIRWRNLELPSRVAQVKEGATAVYGLFVAEPFERGFGHTIANSLRRILLSSLEGSAVTRAKIMGIQHEFSTIPGVVEDVTDICLNLKSLVVKNHSTTTKTLRIDKRTRGVVTGADVIADDQVEVINKDLIIATLTDDVPFNVELTVENGRGYIPAAEHYEKMPELGVIPLDAAFSPVTRVRYKVEDTRVGQRTNYDKLSLEIWTNGTVTPEMALVEAAKILRKHLNPFINYRETGPELPPEAGLKGMLDATGYAPIDLELEERLGMSLAELNLSVRATNCLESEGINTVRDLVGRNDDELLQVRNFGETTLQEVKERLASIGLRLGMKVPSSMAGSR; translated from the coding sequence ATGCGTATCCGTTGGCGGAATCTCGAGCTGCCCAGCCGTGTCGCCCAGGTCAAAGAAGGCGCCACGGCCGTTTACGGCCTGTTCGTCGCCGAACCGTTTGAGCGCGGTTTCGGTCACACCATTGCCAACAGCCTGCGTCGGATTCTGCTGTCGAGCCTCGAAGGCTCGGCTGTGACACGTGCCAAGATCATGGGAATTCAGCACGAATTCTCGACGATCCCGGGCGTGGTCGAAGACGTGACGGACATCTGCCTCAACCTGAAGTCGCTGGTCGTCAAGAACCACAGCACGACCACGAAGACCCTGCGGATCGACAAGCGGACGCGCGGCGTGGTGACCGGCGCCGATGTCATTGCCGACGACCAGGTGGAAGTGATCAACAAGGACCTGATCATCGCGACGCTGACGGACGACGTGCCGTTCAACGTCGAGCTGACGGTCGAGAACGGCCGCGGGTACATCCCGGCGGCCGAGCACTACGAAAAGATGCCGGAACTGGGCGTCATCCCGCTGGATGCCGCGTTTTCTCCGGTGACCCGCGTCCGTTACAAGGTGGAAGACACCCGCGTCGGACAGCGGACGAACTACGACAAGCTTTCGCTGGAGATCTGGACCAACGGAACCGTCACGCCCGAAATGGCGCTGGTGGAAGCCGCCAAGATCCTTCGCAAGCACCTCAACCCGTTCATCAACTACCGCGAGACCGGTCCCGAGCTTCCGCCCGAAGCCGGCCTCAAGGGAATGCTCGATGCGACCGGCTACGCACCGATCGACCTCGAGCTCGAAGAGCGGCTGGGCATGAGCCTGGCCGAGCTGAACCTTTCCGTCCGGGCGACGAACTGCCTGGAATCGGAAGGGATCAACACGGTCCGGGATCTCGTCGGCCGCAACGACGACGAGCTGCTGCAGGTCCGCAACTTCGGTGAAACGACCCTGCAGGAAGTGAAAGAGCGTCTGGCCTCGATCGGCCTGCGTCTCGGAATGAAGGTCCCGTCCTCGATGGCGGGATCGCGGTAA
- a CDS encoding coiled-coil domain-containing protein: MFEREQHESLISDSLIRTRDFLKQLNWPTLLSGLAMGLVIMQMLVGQTVSRRMELLTAQMVDAQKQMTLLAGSADDVGQTNDLLSRLTAQKTQLRAASDTMVELQRLRTQVERDSSRLDKAMSALEKVHKLQGELVNRAPQMEQAVRTVDASIALQSKIAEMSRNLPLQAAGVAEAQDVLSQLAQLKQQALNEEASIAAAREQMESMTTIVKGLSVAGERMLQARTTASELLALKDLLTLNQDGLDRSQASADKLIALQEQLSAIPAIRVDEARNNMVSMVEMQQTLASQTRQIADNVENLELMADFQTVLADQLKGMEGIRRQLTDLVLMESTIARAARVLSPLAEISGIRGLRDDDEVREAARRVLDRRLGQQPSTTQVAEGVRGEVTTLASPEEVFDTPARPAPTPMDE; encoded by the coding sequence GTGTTTGAACGCGAACAACACGAATCCCTGATCTCCGACTCCCTGATCCGCACCCGTGATTTCCTGAAGCAGCTCAACTGGCCGACGCTCCTGAGCGGACTGGCCATGGGGCTGGTCATCATGCAGATGCTCGTTGGGCAGACGGTCAGCCGCCGGATGGAACTGCTCACCGCGCAGATGGTCGACGCCCAGAAGCAGATGACGCTTCTGGCGGGGTCGGCCGATGACGTCGGGCAGACGAACGATCTGCTCTCCCGGCTGACTGCCCAGAAGACGCAGCTGCGGGCGGCCAGCGACACGATGGTCGAACTGCAGCGGCTGCGGACGCAGGTGGAACGCGACAGCAGCCGGCTCGACAAGGCGATGTCGGCCCTGGAGAAAGTCCACAAGCTGCAGGGCGAACTGGTGAACCGTGCTCCGCAGATGGAGCAGGCGGTCCGCACCGTCGACGCATCGATCGCGCTGCAATCGAAGATCGCCGAAATGTCGCGGAACCTGCCCCTCCAGGCGGCCGGCGTCGCGGAAGCACAGGACGTCCTCAGTCAGCTGGCCCAGCTGAAGCAGCAGGCCCTGAACGAAGAGGCGAGCATCGCCGCCGCCCGCGAACAGATGGAGTCGATGACGACGATCGTCAAAGGCCTCTCGGTCGCCGGCGAACGGATGCTGCAGGCCCGCACCACCGCGAGCGAGCTGCTCGCCCTGAAGGACCTGCTCACGCTGAACCAGGACGGCCTGGATCGGTCGCAGGCGTCGGCCGACAAGCTGATCGCCCTGCAGGAACAGCTGTCGGCGATCCCGGCGATCCGGGTCGATGAAGCCCGCAACAACATGGTGTCGATGGTGGAGATGCAACAGACGCTCGCCAGCCAGACCCGCCAGATTGCGGACAACGTGGAGAACCTCGAACTGATGGCCGACTTCCAGACCGTGCTGGCCGACCAGCTCAAGGGGATGGAAGGAATCCGCCGGCAGCTCACGGATCTCGTGCTGATGGAGTCGACGATCGCCCGTGCCGCCCGGGTGCTGTCGCCGCTGGCCGAGATCTCGGGAATCCGCGGCCTGCGAGACGATGACGAAGTGCGGGAAGCAGCCCGCCGGGTCCTGGACCGCCGCCTGGGACAGCAGCCGTCAACGACGCAGGTCGCGGAAGGTGTGAGGGGCGAAGTGACGACCCTCGCCTCCCCCGAAGAAGTGTTCGACACCCCGGCCCGTCCGGCCCCCACGCCGATGGACGAGTGA
- the rpmJ gene encoding 50S ribosomal protein L36 — translation MKVRASVKRVCEQCKIVRRKGRVYVICASNPRHKQRQG, via the coding sequence ATGAAAGTTCGAGCAAGCGTCAAGCGAGTGTGCGAGCAGTGCAAGATCGTGCGTCGCAAGGGTCGCGTGTACGTCATCTGCGCGTCCAACCCCCGCCACAAGCAGCGTCAGGGTTAA
- a CDS encoding cupin-like domain-containing protein: protein MIALQTPPAASQLPARERHLTIDPAAFQAGFNQTPFLVGHSLCDHPLFKLERLLDLAKTLPEECIEYNAGQIPKSISHAETPRNGLSPDETIRRIAECKSWLVLKYVERDPAYRVLLDECLAQVAEHSEGLYPGMCQGQAFVFITSPGSVTPLHIDPEHNFLLQIRGSKEVHLYDGRDRDLLSHEQLEHFYCDRGRNMTHQPWFEEKSWTYDLQPGSGLHFPVTYPHWVKNGSEVSISFSITFRTPDLDRRRALYTMNAKLRSWKLKPRAVGASQLRDNLLFNAFRVGRKLGLGK from the coding sequence ATGATCGCACTCCAGACACCGCCTGCCGCGTCGCAGCTCCCCGCCCGTGAACGGCACCTGACGATCGACCCCGCCGCCTTCCAGGCCGGCTTCAACCAGACGCCGTTTCTGGTCGGGCATTCGCTCTGCGACCACCCGCTCTTCAAGCTGGAACGACTGCTCGACCTCGCGAAGACTCTTCCAGAGGAGTGCATCGAATACAACGCCGGCCAGATTCCGAAGAGCATCTCCCACGCAGAAACGCCGCGGAACGGACTTTCCCCCGACGAGACGATCCGCCGCATCGCCGAGTGCAAATCCTGGCTCGTCCTCAAATACGTCGAACGCGATCCGGCCTACAGGGTCCTCCTGGATGAATGTCTCGCCCAGGTGGCCGAGCACTCGGAAGGGCTCTATCCCGGCATGTGCCAGGGACAGGCGTTCGTGTTCATCACCTCCCCCGGCTCGGTGACGCCTTTGCACATCGACCCCGAACACAATTTCCTCCTCCAGATCCGCGGGTCGAAGGAAGTGCATCTGTACGACGGTCGCGACCGCGACCTGCTGTCGCACGAACAGCTCGAGCACTTCTACTGCGACCGCGGGCGCAACATGACGCACCAGCCCTGGTTCGAAGAGAAGTCGTGGACATACGACCTGCAGCCGGGATCAGGCCTGCACTTCCCCGTCACCTATCCGCACTGGGTGAAGAACGGCAGCGAGGTGTCGATCTCCTTCAGCATCACCTTCCGGACGCCGGACCTCGATCGCCGCCGGGCACTCTACACCATGAACGCGAAGTTGCGGTCATGGAAGCTGAAACCGCGGGCCGTGGGCGCCAGCCAGCTCCGCGACAACCTGCTCTTCAACGCCTTCCGAGTCGGCCGCAAGCTGGGACTCGGCAAGTAG
- the rpsM gene encoding 30S ribosomal protein S13 — MPRVLGVDIPNDKPTYISLQYLYGVGSIVAVEVCRKLNIPTQRRARELSDDDVQRINSMLDNEYKVEGQLRRDTAEHIGRLRSIQCYRGTRHRKNLPCRGQRTRTNARTRKGSKKTVAGKKGVKDARH, encoded by the coding sequence ATGCCACGCGTCCTCGGTGTCGACATTCCGAACGACAAGCCGACGTATATTTCGCTGCAGTACCTGTACGGCGTCGGTTCGATCGTCGCGGTGGAAGTCTGCCGGAAGCTGAACATTCCGACGCAGCGTCGCGCCCGTGAACTGTCGGACGACGACGTGCAGCGGATCAACTCGATGCTCGACAACGAGTACAAGGTTGAAGGTCAGCTGCGTCGCGACACGGCCGAACACATCGGCCGCCTGCGGAGCATCCAGTGCTACCGCGGCACGCGTCACCGGAAGAACCTTCCCTGCCGCGGCCAGCGGACCCGGACCAACGCCCGCACCCGCAAGGGTTCGAAGAAGACGGTTGCCGGAAAGAAGGGCGTCAAGGACGCACGTCACTGA
- a CDS encoding bL17 family ribosomal protein: MRHRIKGRRLGRTGTHRAAMYKNMAASLIRTLGEFEPGDKKAPKVQGRIVTTVAKAKELRPFVEKLITLAKKSLPYEEQAAQFATKAERNSAEWKKWREGEGWQKWTKAKAPAVAARRRAFAALRDKEAVSLLFDTVAPRFADRQGGYLRIVRIAARRLGDSGEQALVEFVGVHDRAKRSKAAPLVVEPKQA; encoded by the coding sequence ATGCGTCACCGTATTAAAGGCCGTCGACTCGGACGGACCGGCACTCACCGCGCGGCCATGTACAAAAACATGGCGGCCAGCCTGATCCGCACGCTCGGCGAGTTTGAGCCGGGCGACAAGAAGGCTCCGAAGGTCCAGGGCCGTATCGTGACGACCGTCGCGAAGGCCAAGGAACTTCGTCCCTTCGTCGAAAAGCTGATCACGCTTGCGAAGAAGTCGCTGCCCTACGAGGAGCAGGCGGCCCAGTTCGCGACGAAGGCGGAACGCAACAGCGCCGAGTGGAAGAAGTGGCGTGAAGGCGAAGGCTGGCAGAAGTGGACGAAGGCCAAGGCTCCGGCCGTGGCCGCCCGTCGTCGCGCCTTTGCCGCCCTCCGGGACAAGGAAGCGGTTTCGCTGCTGTTCGACACCGTGGCCCCGCGGTTCGCGGATCGCCAGGGTGGATACCTGCGAATCGTCCGCATCGCCGCTCGCCGCCTGGGCGATTCGGGCGAGCAGGCGCTCGTGGAGTTCGTCGGCGTGCACGACCGGGCCAAGCGCTCGAAGGCGGCTCCGCTGGTCGTCGAGCCGAAGCAGGCCTGA